A stretch of Nitrospirota bacterium DNA encodes these proteins:
- a CDS encoding TonB-dependent receptor translates to MLAHAQVLAAESTLIAGSVQSQDLRRVGQVLVEVKDQEGALVATGLSNEAGEFRISVPADGTYSVSARQDSYRSEYVVMKIGTEPPGPVVLTLSKTREIALEVRSSLAPIHDKLSSETYAVSRKDIEELPRGNNVELQDVLLTIPSASYGSLKQVHIRQDHANLQLRIDGVPIPDTVSSTFSDVISPRAWERADIILGGMEAQYGNKTAAVLDITTKSGTKPGFGSAQMFGGSNQTASPSFEYGGTVGEKFRFYVLNSYTSTNRGIEPPTLGHSIFHGQSERNQTFMRGDYQHDNANNFSWVFLNSVAKYQIPTMPGRALDPSGQMLPLLRASRPGFTPVASQAIDENQQENNQYGHMVWRHDVNSSNFFNLSGYVRQTRATFKTDPFNLLAYTADPTAQFSAGSQDRSANSSGARFDHTYVPSKEHVVKAGFQVDRTQTVNKTRLFTFADDGVGNPTGTMLERNADNRLIGWRQEFWVQDQWSPNDRWTFNLGVRGDAVQYQRHEGQLSPRVGVAYKADQSNVFHVFYGRQFTPPNLEAISFAKLNTAGTKAAPENTMNNIVRAERAHYFEAGSDHALSRWATLQLTGYYKLSHFLSDAGQFGTTPLLNYFAFERGWQRGIDAALKLQLREDLTARGSMAWGQCKGYGLQSGHVLLDQKTINDINSTGGVFCDHSQTLTSSSLVAYRFKERTTLSGQMLYASGLRAAEEGAKTNSTHSPSYTIYNLSLTHVIPLPWDNQKFLLGFDVINLLDQKYLINQGEGSIGLGVSHAGMPRSFFFRGQWFF, encoded by the coding sequence TTGCTCGCTCATGCGCAGGTTCTTGCAGCCGAGTCTACCCTCATTGCCGGATCGGTCCAGAGTCAGGACCTCCGCCGAGTGGGGCAGGTGCTTGTCGAGGTGAAGGATCAAGAGGGAGCTTTGGTCGCGACCGGCCTCTCGAATGAGGCGGGGGAGTTCAGGATTTCCGTTCCTGCCGATGGAACCTATTCCGTCAGCGCCAGACAGGATAGCTATCGAAGCGAATACGTCGTGATGAAGATCGGGACCGAGCCGCCCGGTCCCGTTGTTTTGACCCTCTCCAAGACCAGAGAGATCGCCCTCGAAGTACGGTCGTCCCTGGCTCCGATTCACGACAAGCTGTCGAGTGAGACCTATGCGGTCAGCCGCAAAGACATCGAAGAATTGCCGCGCGGCAACAATGTGGAGTTGCAGGACGTGTTGCTCACGATTCCAAGCGCTTCCTATGGCTCGCTCAAACAAGTCCATATCCGGCAGGACCATGCCAATCTCCAGTTGCGGATCGACGGGGTGCCGATTCCCGATACCGTGTCGTCTACCTTCTCCGATGTGATCTCGCCGCGGGCCTGGGAACGGGCGGATATTATTCTGGGCGGTATGGAAGCCCAGTATGGAAATAAGACGGCTGCGGTGCTGGACATTACGACCAAGAGCGGTACCAAGCCTGGCTTCGGGTCGGCGCAAATGTTCGGCGGGTCGAATCAGACGGCCAGTCCCTCGTTCGAATATGGCGGCACGGTCGGCGAGAAGTTCCGGTTCTACGTCTTGAATAGTTATACCTCGACGAATCGCGGCATCGAGCCTCCGACGCTGGGCCATTCGATCTTTCACGGGCAAAGCGAGCGGAACCAGACGTTCATGCGCGGCGACTATCAGCACGACAATGCGAACAACTTTTCCTGGGTGTTCTTGAATTCCGTCGCGAAGTATCAGATTCCGACCATGCCAGGCCGGGCGCTCGATCCCAGCGGGCAGATGCTGCCGCTGCTCCGGGCGAGCAGGCCGGGATTCACGCCGGTGGCGTCCCAGGCCATCGACGAGAACCAACAAGAGAATAACCAGTATGGCCACATGGTCTGGCGGCACGATGTGAACAGCAGTAATTTCTTCAACCTCTCCGGCTATGTTCGCCAGACGAGGGCCACGTTCAAGACGGACCCATTCAACCTGCTTGCCTATACGGCAGATCCGACCGCGCAATTTTCCGCCGGGAGCCAGGATCGGAGCGCCAATTCGAGCGGAGCCCGGTTCGACCACACCTATGTTCCATCCAAGGAGCATGTGGTCAAGGCCGGATTTCAGGTCGATCGGACTCAGACGGTGAACAAGACGCGACTGTTCACTTTTGCAGACGACGGGGTGGGCAATCCGACGGGAACGATGTTGGAGCGGAACGCCGACAACCGTCTGATCGGCTGGCGTCAAGAATTCTGGGTGCAGGATCAGTGGAGTCCGAACGATCGTTGGACGTTCAACCTCGGCGTGAGGGGCGACGCAGTGCAGTATCAGCGCCATGAGGGGCAGCTCAGCCCACGGGTTGGGGTGGCGTACAAGGCCGATCAGTCCAATGTGTTTCACGTCTTCTACGGACGGCAGTTTACGCCGCCGAATCTCGAAGCGATTTCCTTTGCGAAGCTCAATACGGCCGGCACGAAGGCGGCGCCGGAAAATACGATGAACAATATCGTCAGGGCCGAGCGGGCTCATTATTTCGAGGCTGGGAGCGACCATGCTCTTTCACGCTGGGCGACCCTGCAATTGACCGGCTACTACAAGCTCTCGCATTTTTTGTCTGACGCGGGCCAGTTCGGCACGACCCCCCTCTTGAACTACTTTGCTTTTGAGCGGGGCTGGCAGCGCGGTATCGATGCAGCGCTAAAGCTGCAGTTGCGGGAGGATCTGACTGCGAGGGGGAGCATGGCTTGGGGGCAATGTAAGGGCTATGGTCTTCAATCGGGTCACGTTCTTCTGGATCAAAAGACGATCAACGATATCAACTCCACCGGCGGAGTGTTCTGCGATCACTCGCAGACGCTCACGAGTTCCAGCCTAGTGGCCTATCGGTTCAAGGAGCGGACGACTCTTTCTGGACAGATGCTCTACGCGTCCGGGCTGCGTGCGGCAGAAGAGGGGGCCAAGACCAATTCGACCCACAGCCCCTCCTATACGATTTATAACCTCTCCCTCACTCACGTCATCCCCTTGCCCTGGGACAATCAGAAGTTTCTCTTGGGCTTTGACGTCATCA